A single Chloracidobacterium sp. DNA region contains:
- a CDS encoding SDR family oxidoreductase codes for MSLSAKSVAVVTGAASGIGRALAIKLAEEKIAGIAISDVNEAGLSETADLAGAAGVPISTHIIDVSKIDQVQRLADEAVAAHGGVTHLINNAGVGVLGNFEQLSIEDFEWLMSINFWGVIYGCKVFLPILRQQESAHILNVSSVFGFIAPEEQSAYCASKFAVRGFTESLRHELAGTNVTVSAIHPGGIKTNIARNSRVGKDTPEDWKQQGAKFFDKVARTSPETAADVIVKGIKAKNPRILIGQDAYAISTISRLFPKRYLRLLERLSGHKMSLRKK; via the coding sequence ATGAGCCTTTCAGCTAAGAGTGTCGCGGTCGTGACAGGAGCGGCGTCGGGTATCGGCAGGGCGTTGGCCATAAAACTCGCCGAAGAAAAGATCGCGGGAATTGCCATTTCGGATGTGAACGAAGCGGGATTGTCAGAAACTGCTGACTTGGCCGGTGCGGCGGGCGTGCCCATCTCGACACACATCATCGACGTGTCCAAAATCGACCAGGTGCAGCGACTGGCGGATGAGGCGGTTGCCGCTCACGGCGGTGTGACGCACCTTATAAATAACGCAGGCGTTGGCGTGCTTGGCAATTTCGAACAGCTGTCGATCGAGGATTTTGAGTGGTTGATGAGCATCAATTTTTGGGGTGTGATATATGGCTGCAAGGTTTTTTTGCCGATCTTAAGGCAACAGGAAAGTGCCCATATCCTCAATGTTTCGAGTGTATTTGGATTTATCGCACCTGAGGAACAGTCGGCATATTGTGCCTCCAAGTTTGCTGTCCGCGGCTTTACCGAGAGTCTGCGGCACGAACTCGCAGGAACCAATGTGACGGTTTCCGCGATCCATCCGGGCGGCATCAAGACCAATATCGCACGCAATTCACGCGTTGGTAAAGACACTCCCGAAGACTGGAAGCAACAAGGTGCCAAATTCTTTGATAAGGTCGCCCGCACATCGCCGGAAACGGCGGCGGATGTGATAGTGAAGGGTATCAAGGCTAAAAATCCACGGATCCTGATCGGGCAGGATGCCTACGCTATTAGTACAATTTCGCGGCTTTTCCCAAAACGATACCTGAGGTTGCTCGAACGCCTCAGCGGACACAAGATGAGTTTGCGTAAAAAGTAG
- a CDS encoding zinc-ribbon domain-containing protein: protein MFCPKCGTQNPDNGKFCRSCGTDLGNISTALASPAEHPKQLLDRKGKPISIESAVTKIFTGFSFLVVAGVLGYTGMAGAKVWWFWMLIPAFMSLGAGIAQYMQIRRLDRGQPVYGAVDAQSSLPDAQRPSLPQQQNDFIAADSRFKTGDLVPPSVTDNTTRPLEMDTEGKTMTLPKK, encoded by the coding sequence ATGTTTTGCCCAAAATGCGGAACTCAAAATCCTGACAACGGCAAATTTTGCCGAAGTTGCGGAACCGATCTAGGCAATATTTCGACGGCCCTGGCAAGTCCGGCCGAGCATCCCAAACAGCTTTTAGATCGCAAAGGTAAACCTATCTCGATCGAAAGTGCGGTCACTAAGATTTTCACTGGCTTTTCCTTTCTGGTTGTGGCAGGTGTGCTTGGCTATACCGGTATGGCGGGAGCAAAGGTCTGGTGGTTTTGGATGTTGATCCCGGCGTTTATGTCGCTCGGTGCGGGAATTGCGCAGTATATGCAGATTCGCCGACTTGATCGAGGACAACCAGTGTATGGTGCCGTGGACGCTCAGTCATCGCTACCGGACGCTCAACGTCCGTCGTTGCCGCAGCAGCAGAATGATTTTATCGCCGCGGACTCCCGCTTTAAGACGGGCGACCTTGTCCCCCCGAGCGTGACTGACAATACGACCCGCCCGCTCGAAATGGATACCGAGGGCAAGACGATGACGTTGCCGAAAAAGTAG
- the rlmB gene encoding 23S rRNA (guanosine(2251)-2'-O)-methyltransferase RlmB: MKKKFNTPPREPRQQPRPERSKAEGFKTNATAIYGVLPVLEALRAENRRVDKVLIADGALERRLSEIIDLCRARSIAWSRVPRDNFAKHLDSGVNHQGVLAFTSAAAYVDVEAVVDASEIPLVLILDGVEDPRNLGAILRTAEGAGVDGVIIPERRAVGLNDTVAKSSAGAIEYIKVAKTGNLNRLIEDLKRRDIWVVGTSMDASMTYNEWDWTRPSALVLGGEGSGLHRLVAENCDVLVKIPMYGKIDSLNVSVAAGVILFEARRQRSKDE; this comes from the coding sequence ATGAAGAAGAAGTTCAATACACCGCCGCGTGAGCCTCGGCAGCAACCGCGCCCCGAACGCAGCAAAGCCGAAGGTTTCAAGACCAATGCGACTGCGATCTATGGCGTTCTGCCTGTGCTTGAGGCTCTACGGGCCGAGAATCGACGGGTGGACAAGGTGCTGATCGCCGATGGTGCTCTGGAGCGGCGTCTGTCCGAGATCATCGACCTTTGCCGTGCCCGTTCGATCGCCTGGAGCCGGGTGCCGCGTGATAATTTTGCCAAACATCTCGATTCCGGCGTTAACCACCAGGGCGTCCTCGCGTTTACTTCGGCGGCAGCTTACGTGGATGTTGAGGCGGTAGTTGACGCATCTGAAATACCTCTGGTGCTGATCCTGGACGGTGTTGAGGACCCACGCAATCTCGGAGCGATACTCCGGACTGCCGAGGGTGCCGGCGTTGACGGTGTGATAATCCCTGAGCGTCGCGCCGTCGGGCTCAACGATACTGTGGCAAAATCCTCCGCCGGGGCGATCGAGTATATTAAAGTTGCTAAGACGGGCAATCTCAATCGCCTGATCGAGGACCTGAAGCGTCGCGACATCTGGGTCGTAGGCACAAGTATGGACGCGTCGATGACCTACAACGAATGGGATTGGACAAGGCCTTCGGCACTGGTACTAGGCGGTGAGGGTTCGGGTTTGCACCGCTTGGTCGCCGAGAACTGTGATGTGTTGGTAAAGATACCGATGTATGGCAAGATCGATTCCCTGAACGTTTCGGTCGCGGCCGGCGTAATACTTTTTGAAGCTAGAAGACAACGATCAAAGGACGAATAA
- a CDS encoding NYN domain-containing protein: protein MQFDTTTGSSWEFGHRGRVAVFIDGNNLFHAARFHNIDIDYNKLLRVLLGDGRLLRAFFYTGVDVGAERQQGFLLWMRRNGFRVIQKELKTFYDGTRKANLDVEIAVDMLSLAGRYDTAVLVSGDEDFVYAINAVAYKGCRVEVAGFRSNTAPRLIDVADFFIDLGDIADLIRKDTTQPGAYDVPSFVPAGEMLSQEPRAEGYGRHARPAPPARDFADDVRDSQTDIDRISNER, encoded by the coding sequence ATGCAGTTCGATACAACGACCGGTTCATCCTGGGAGTTTGGGCATCGTGGCAGGGTTGCTGTCTTTATAGACGGAAATAATTTGTTCCACGCGGCCCGATTTCACAACATAGATATTGACTACAATAAGCTACTCCGAGTATTGCTTGGCGACGGCCGTCTGTTGCGTGCCTTTTTTTACACCGGTGTGGACGTGGGGGCCGAGCGGCAGCAAGGTTTTCTTTTGTGGATGAGGCGAAATGGATTTCGGGTCATTCAAAAAGAATTAAAGACCTTCTACGATGGAACTCGAAAGGCAAACCTGGATGTCGAGATCGCGGTGGATATGCTCAGTCTGGCCGGGCGTTATGACACTGCCGTGCTCGTGTCCGGCGATGAGGACTTTGTTTACGCGATCAATGCGGTCGCTTACAAAGGGTGCCGCGTCGAAGTTGCAGGATTCAGATCAAACACCGCTCCGCGACTGATAGACGTTGCAGACTTCTTTATCGACCTTGGTGATATTGCCGACCTGATCAGAAAAGACACGACTCAACCGGGTGCGTATGACGTGCCGTCATTTGTCCCCGCAGGCGAAATGCTTTCACAGGAACCGCGAGCCGAGGGATATGGCCGCCACGCTCGTCCGGCGCCGCCGGCACGGGATTTCGCCGACGATGTACGCGATTCACAAACGGATATCGACCGGATTTCTAACGAAAGATGA
- a CDS encoding DUF2203 domain-containing protein translates to MKLFTVKEANDVLPSVIPKLLDIREYYAMIEVMRDEARTAAAASKFGGGMVGGTGYVNALYQVGKLTTELGAIGIELKDYTRGLIDFPSMRNDRVVLLCWQIGDGDEIGWWHETDAGFAGRKPL, encoded by the coding sequence ATGAAATTATTCACCGTTAAGGAAGCCAATGACGTTTTGCCGTCGGTGATTCCGAAACTTCTCGACATCCGTGAGTACTACGCAATGATCGAAGTGATGCGGGACGAAGCCAGGACGGCGGCGGCTGCGTCGAAGTTTGGGGGCGGTATGGTCGGCGGCACAGGATATGTAAACGCACTGTACCAAGTCGGAAAATTGACGACTGAACTTGGGGCCATCGGTATCGAGTTGAAAGACTATACCCGCGGACTGATCGACTTTCCTTCAATGAGGAATGATCGTGTAGTTTTGCTCTGTTGGCAGATCGGCGATGGGGATGAGATCGGTTGGTGGCACGAGACGGATGCGGGATTTGCCGGACGAAAACCGCTTTAA
- a CDS encoding RDD family protein, with amino-acid sequence MMNDSVREELQTKITPSAKLRRIEAMVHPATSPADPKKAVLAPPPRPMILEQVAAPLQTPAPKKAEPVNRVITANLNTKQTSPTLVEFQNKNIVVPEWRLQMQNAVRQRKGMAEESVADNAVAVKHTQMATHGATALKTETVADPIPMAEIENADPRLGAALKRIADSRRAFLPEDAKAPATERVAAAKNFPFNVVSPTPNQPVRPPMSVQTAVRPKPAMVTPLRMEAKLDTNKLPRIETVIPPPTAEAAVEETEISKPAVMPSQTGFSDVKRILINAEHEYAEPDTALNDDEEIEDLAPLSMRFNAGLFDLIVAVSVSMLALSPFALTGGDWFSKAAVLTFVGTCVLVAFVYLTLSVGFFGKTLGMRLFALELVDAEANEYPSIHQAAVSSSIYILSIICAGLGFIPMLFNDERRAAHDLLSGTIIVREF; translated from the coding sequence ATGATGAACGATTCGGTCCGTGAAGAGCTACAAACAAAGATCACCCCGTCAGCCAAACTGCGGCGTATTGAAGCGATGGTTCACCCCGCGACTTCTCCGGCGGACCCGAAAAAAGCTGTGCTTGCCCCGCCGCCGAGGCCGATGATTCTGGAGCAGGTGGCGGCACCGTTGCAAACTCCTGCACCGAAGAAGGCTGAACCGGTAAATCGCGTGATAACCGCCAATTTGAACACGAAACAAACTAGTCCGACGTTGGTCGAATTCCAAAATAAAAATATCGTCGTCCCGGAATGGCGGTTGCAAATGCAGAACGCGGTCCGTCAGCGAAAGGGAATGGCGGAGGAAAGTGTTGCGGACAACGCTGTTGCGGTAAAGCATACGCAGATGGCAACCCACGGGGCAACTGCCCTAAAGACCGAAACGGTCGCAGATCCCATTCCGATGGCGGAGATCGAAAATGCTGACCCCAGGCTCGGTGCTGCCCTCAAGCGGATCGCCGATTCGCGTCGTGCATTTTTGCCGGAAGACGCAAAGGCCCCCGCGACCGAACGGGTAGCGGCAGCTAAGAATTTTCCGTTCAACGTTGTGTCGCCAACGCCAAATCAGCCGGTCAGGCCACCGATGTCCGTCCAAACGGCCGTTCGTCCCAAACCGGCGATGGTCACACCACTGCGGATGGAGGCTAAACTCGATACAAATAAATTGCCGCGGATCGAAACGGTCATACCGCCACCGACCGCCGAGGCGGCAGTCGAAGAAACCGAGATCTCAAAGCCCGCAGTTATGCCGTCCCAGACCGGGTTTTCGGATGTGAAGCGGATACTCATCAACGCTGAGCACGAATACGCTGAGCCGGATACGGCACTTAACGACGACGAGGAGATCGAAGATCTGGCGCCGCTCTCGATGCGGTTCAACGCCGGCTTATTTGACCTCATCGTAGCCGTTTCAGTCAGTATGTTGGCTCTTTCACCCTTTGCTCTCACAGGTGGCGACTGGTTTTCGAAGGCTGCGGTACTGACATTTGTCGGCACTTGTGTGTTGGTTGCGTTTGTTTATCTTACGCTGTCGGTCGGATTTTTTGGCAAGACGTTGGGTATGCGTCTATTCGCCCTTGAGTTGGTGGACGCTGAGGCAAATGAATATCCGTCGATCCATCAGGCCGCGGTCAGTTCGTCTATATATATCTTGTCGATCATTTGCGCAGGTCTCGGGTTTATTCCGATGTTGTTCAATGATGAGAGGCGCGCAGCACACGATCTGCTGTCGGGGACGATCATAGTTCGCGAATTCTAA
- a CDS encoding DUF814 domain-containing protein, with the protein MEDEQRPKTKIELENERFEQCAAAVRKKFAGSIAKRRRLIKNLYSDLAKHGSPDHWKRCGDLILANVHNARRIGSSIIVKDYFSDDVPDITIDGDEHKPLNEIAEGYFRLYTKARNGVAVITERIAASEAAIEKDIERSARAEAAIEARDIGYLEALLEPPRKIVEKARKKKKDVGFNGARRFVSSDGFEILVGKKAKDNDFLTFRVAKSLDTWMHAADFPGSHVVIHNPNRKEMPDRTLLEAAQIAAFYSGARKEGKAAVNYTLKKFVNKPKRSNPGLVSLASFKTILVEPKVPFDDDDK; encoded by the coding sequence ATGGAAGACGAACAGCGGCCAAAGACCAAGATCGAACTCGAGAACGAACGGTTCGAGCAATGTGCCGCGGCCGTGCGTAAGAAGTTCGCGGGTTCGATCGCCAAACGCCGGCGGCTGATCAAAAACCTATACAGCGACCTTGCCAAGCACGGCAGTCCGGATCACTGGAAACGCTGCGGCGACCTGATCCTCGCAAATGTGCATAACGCCCGACGGATCGGCTCGAGCATAATCGTCAAAGACTATTTCAGCGATGATGTGCCGGACATAACGATCGACGGTGACGAGCACAAACCGTTGAATGAGATCGCCGAAGGCTACTTTCGACTATACACAAAGGCCCGAAACGGCGTTGCGGTGATCACAGAACGCATCGCCGCATCCGAAGCCGCGATCGAAAAGGACATCGAACGATCGGCCCGGGCCGAGGCGGCGATCGAGGCACGAGATATTGGCTATCTTGAGGCTTTGCTTGAACCGCCTCGAAAGATCGTCGAAAAGGCACGTAAAAAGAAAAAGGACGTTGGGTTCAACGGCGCAAGGCGATTTGTGTCATCGGATGGATTTGAGATCCTGGTGGGGAAAAAGGCAAAGGACAATGATTTTCTCACGTTTCGCGTCGCAAAGTCGCTCGATACTTGGATGCACGCCGCGGATTTCCCGGGCTCTCACGTGGTGATCCACAATCCGAATCGCAAGGAAATGCCTGACCGAACGCTGCTCGAGGCAGCTCAGATCGCCGCATTTTATAGCGGTGCGCGAAAAGAGGGAAAGGCGGCGGTAAATTACACGCTGAAAAAATTTGTAAATAAGCCGAAACGGTCAAATCCCGGCCTGGTGAGTTTGGCGAGTTTTAAGACGATCCTCGTTGAGCCAAAAGTGCCTTTTGACGACGACGACAAGTGA
- a CDS encoding TlpA family protein disulfide reductase — protein MKRTTINLLTFAAIAAASFYVSGCGGVGSNTNGVSPARSSNSTSPESGKTTESVYPPLKSDVADAEMETMDGGKTKISDRKGNVVLVNLWGIWCGPCRAEMPHLIELQNKYKEKGLQIIGLNVGDDDGNPEDFVKIKEFGEKTGLNYELTRASREMKAQIFRLANFDGVPLSILVDRDGHLRAVLRGGGPPSIKQLKDTVDKTMAE, from the coding sequence ATGAAGCGAACAACCATCAATTTGTTGACTTTCGCCGCGATCGCCGCGGCATCTTTCTATGTGTCCGGATGCGGCGGCGTAGGCTCGAATACTAACGGTGTAAGCCCTGCACGGTCGTCTAATTCGACTAGCCCGGAATCCGGCAAAACGACCGAATCAGTATATCCGCCGTTGAAAAGCGACGTTGCGGACGCCGAAATGGAAACAATGGACGGCGGAAAGACAAAGATAAGCGACCGCAAAGGAAATGTCGTCCTCGTAAATCTCTGGGGCATTTGGTGCGGACCGTGCCGTGCCGAAATGCCGCACTTGATCGAGTTGCAGAATAAATATAAAGAAAAAGGACTTCAGATTATCGGTCTGAATGTTGGCGACGACGACGGCAACCCCGAAGATTTCGTGAAGATCAAAGAATTTGGTGAAAAGACGGGCCTTAATTACGAACTCACCCGTGCTTCGCGTGAGATGAAGGCCCAAATATTCCGGTTAGCGAATTTTGACGGTGTGCCGCTCAGTATACTCGTCGATCGCGACGGCCATCTGCGAGCGGTGCTCCGAGGCGGCGGACCGCCGTCTATCAAACAGTTAAAGGACACCGTCGATAAGACAATGGCCGAATGA
- a CDS encoding FHA domain-containing protein codes for MNIILAEIRSDGSETPEQPYAKSVLRIGRDPFDCDIVFPNDGYPMVSRKHAEIRWDNDRWHLVDLNASYGTFLEGRRISAPAQLSAGQVIQFGTDGPRLRVVWFESPKESFVPHSTAEPPKPIPPPPLPIPPPVSAPVAQIPQAAPNAAGPRIVFVEQPGRKPLDLLGREVSIGRDPACEINFDPKAIMVSRTHAVLRSESGQYVIEDNGSFNGTFVNDQRISAPTPLYHRDMLRFGIGGPVLEFVSPNDPAPSNAVIAGQRSVAAPNVAKSFQLDEPVSSKTMVFKVDKSTSAPAKSTEDGQRQLLMSLTFGGGKELSIGRDPKSDITLDGLQISSRHARLLSTASGVYIDDLGSTNGVFVNGIRVSRQLITPDDHVQIGLFEIRIDPSGNIGVFDTRSQTRIDAVELVREVKIRGGRLRLLDGVSLSIQPNEFVGILGPSGAGKSTLIEAMNGMRPASGGNVLVNNLDLYRHLDSLKHVIGYVPQDDIIHRELTVYRTLYYVAKLRLSRDISSAEIDQTISEVLDVTGLADRRDVPVSRLSGGQRKRVSIAVELITKPSIIFLDEPTSGLDPATEERIMKLFRQIAESGRTVILTTHAMENVGLFDKIVVLMRGKLVFYGKPAEALAHLGAQNYKQLFDMLEAPIEDAVKIRGESVRQQVQQETAEEWRQKFRATRQYTQNISDPLKQLGTLPPSGNVKRRRLGIAGTLNQWLTLSRRYFEVLLKDKFNLLILMAQAPIIALLTFFVLGSERPRDFAYFILTIVSVWFGTSVAAREFIRERPVYRRERMVNLGLIPYLWSKLAVLSLIVGLQCVLLFLPLKFFDLTGLMPMPGEMLGLPQLWTMLLTGGVGIAIGLFVSAVVRSSEMATSLVPLILIPQILFSGIVGVPGGVSKPASLLVPAAWSFDTIKRFSTLDTLEPEGATPNGQTRGLGLYKYIETENDKIMSDARRDMEDYQADVEKKIRDFGDASNAGLSPSMSKPDELPAMPAAKKLPKDLSGYITFLHPWMNEIVNQIVLMLMFGILVIATLIALRLQDNR; via the coding sequence ATGAATATCATTCTCGCCGAGATCCGGAGTGACGGGAGCGAAACTCCCGAACAACCTTACGCAAAGAGCGTGCTACGCATCGGGCGTGACCCGTTTGATTGCGATATCGTGTTTCCAAACGATGGGTATCCGATGGTTTCGCGCAAACACGCAGAGATCCGCTGGGATAACGACCGATGGCACCTGGTGGACCTTAACGCAAGCTACGGGACATTTTTGGAAGGCCGCCGCATCTCCGCTCCCGCACAATTATCGGCCGGACAAGTCATTCAGTTCGGCACCGACGGTCCGCGACTTCGAGTTGTTTGGTTTGAGTCTCCGAAGGAATCGTTCGTGCCGCACAGCACTGCCGAACCGCCCAAGCCGATCCCTCCTCCGCCTTTGCCAATTCCACCGCCGGTCTCGGCGCCTGTTGCTCAGATCCCGCAAGCCGCACCCAATGCCGCTGGGCCACGGATCGTTTTTGTCGAACAACCGGGCCGAAAGCCGTTGGACCTTCTGGGCCGGGAGGTCTCGATCGGACGCGATCCCGCGTGTGAGATCAATTTTGATCCGAAGGCCATAATGGTCTCGCGAACTCACGCCGTTCTACGCTCGGAGTCGGGCCAATACGTAATTGAGGACAATGGCAGTTTTAACGGCACTTTCGTTAATGATCAGCGAATATCCGCACCGACTCCGCTATATCACCGGGATATGCTCCGTTTCGGGATCGGCGGTCCGGTATTAGAGTTTGTTTCGCCAAACGATCCGGCGCCGTCTAACGCGGTCATCGCTGGACAACGCTCCGTCGCCGCCCCCAATGTCGCAAAATCATTTCAGTTAGACGAGCCCGTCAGCTCTAAGACGATGGTCTTTAAGGTCGATAAATCGACCTCGGCACCGGCAAAGTCAACCGAAGACGGGCAACGTCAGTTGCTGATGTCCCTCACCTTCGGCGGCGGCAAGGAACTCTCTATCGGGCGCGATCCGAAGAGCGACATTACTCTCGACGGACTTCAGATATCCAGCCGACACGCCCGTTTGCTGAGTACCGCCAGCGGCGTCTATATCGACGATCTCGGGTCTACCAATGGTGTTTTTGTAAATGGCATAAGGGTCTCAAGGCAATTGATCACGCCTGATGACCACGTACAGATCGGGCTGTTCGAGATCCGGATCGATCCGAGTGGGAACATCGGTGTTTTTGATACCCGGTCGCAAACGCGGATCGATGCCGTCGAACTGGTCCGCGAGGTCAAGATACGCGGCGGCAGATTGCGCTTACTGGACGGCGTTTCACTATCGATCCAGCCAAATGAGTTTGTCGGGATACTTGGGCCGTCCGGGGCGGGCAAATCGACGTTGATCGAGGCGATGAACGGAATGCGGCCGGCATCCGGCGGCAACGTACTTGTCAATAACCTCGACCTGTATCGCCATCTCGATTCGCTCAAACACGTGATCGGCTACGTTCCGCAGGACGACATTATTCATCGCGAACTGACCGTTTACCGGACACTCTATTACGTAGCCAAACTCCGGCTCTCACGCGATATCTCTTCGGCTGAGATCGACCAGACGATAAGCGAAGTACTCGACGTGACCGGCCTGGCCGACCGTCGCGACGTTCCCGTAAGCCGCCTCTCCGGCGGTCAGCGAAAGCGTGTATCGATAGCCGTCGAGTTGATCACCAAGCCATCGATCATCTTTCTGGACGAGCCGACATCGGGCCTCGACCCTGCGACAGAAGAAAGGATAATGAAGCTGTTTCGCCAGATCGCGGAATCTGGCCGGACTGTGATTCTGACGACCCACGCAATGGAGAACGTCGGGCTTTTCGATAAGATCGTCGTTCTGATGCGTGGCAAACTTGTCTTCTACGGCAAGCCCGCCGAGGCACTGGCTCATCTTGGAGCCCAGAACTACAAACAGCTCTTCGATATGCTTGAAGCTCCGATCGAGGATGCCGTCAAGATCCGCGGCGAAAGCGTCCGCCAACAGGTGCAGCAGGAAACCGCCGAAGAATGGCGACAGAAATTTCGTGCGACGCGTCAGTACACTCAGAACATCAGCGATCCCTTAAAACAACTCGGCACTCTGCCGCCGAGCGGCAATGTCAAGCGACGGCGATTAGGTATTGCAGGGACGCTAAATCAATGGCTCACACTCTCGCGACGGTACTTTGAGGTGCTACTCAAGGACAAGTTCAATCTGCTTATCCTGATGGCACAGGCTCCGATCATAGCCCTTCTGACTTTTTTCGTGCTCGGTTCCGAGCGGCCGAGGGATTTTGCGTATTTCATCCTCACCATTGTGTCGGTCTGGTTCGGGACGAGCGTCGCCGCCCGCGAATTTATCCGTGAGCGCCCTGTGTATCGGCGTGAAAGGATGGTCAATCTGGGGCTGATCCCATATCTTTGGTCGAAACTCGCTGTATTGAGCTTGATCGTCGGGCTGCAATGTGTCCTGCTGTTTCTGCCGCTTAAGTTCTTTGATCTGACCGGCCTTATGCCAATGCCGGGTGAGATGCTGGGGCTTCCGCAGTTGTGGACAATGCTATTGACCGGCGGCGTGGGGATCGCGATCGGGCTATTCGTATCTGCGGTAGTACGCTCGTCTGAGATGGCAACTAGCTTGGTTCCTTTGATCCTCATTCCGCAGATCCTGTTTTCCGGGATCGTCGGCGTTCCCGGCGGCGTTTCAAAGCCGGCATCGTTGCTTGTGCCCGCGGCTTGGTCATTTGACACTATCAAGCGTTTTTCGACGCTGGACACTCTCGAACCTGAAGGAGCGACTCCGAATGGACAAACACGTGGCCTTGGGTTGTACAAGTACATCGAGACGGAAAATGACAAGATAATGTCAGATGCCCGAAGGGATATGGAGGATTATCAGGCGGATGTCGAAAAGAAGATCAGAGATTTTGGCGACGCGAGCAACGCGGGACTTTCGCCGTCTATGTCCAAACCCGACGAACTGCCGGCGATGCCGGCGGCAAAGAAATTACCTAAAGATCTGAGCGGATACATCACATTTTTACATCCCTGGATGAATGAAATTGTAAATCAGATCGTATTGATGCTAATGTTTGGAATATTAGTTATAGCGACGCTGATCGCCCTACGGCTGCAGGATAACCGCTGA
- a CDS encoding MFS transporter: protein MSERTSQLNYLNPTLIGLAASILLTALVIVGSRNLEHFDSALFGYTVASVVAFGAIFFRYALWLQRPATRVYFRRGIQLFFQRKKFIRNTADSSKTLATNIVGQRFIFKRGTMRWLMHFLIMWGCLTAAAVTFPLVFGWVHFNLEGDLGYRVYLFGFPLQLVNGRSVIAWIIFHALDFSALMVIAGCAIAIQRRLRDRGAIAMQQFLLDFVPHLLLIAISVSGLMLTASSLWFHGYMYSFIALSHQAVVIMTIFFLPFGKFFHIIQRPASVGVELYQSRSKEMEQAKCPRCSTQFAAQMWVDDLKGVVKELGFDYTLEDGTTLQDYCPRCKRIMRALAYSGLAKPAEPVFYGVRADEK from the coding sequence ATGAGCGAAAGAACCAGCCAGCTAAACTACCTTAATCCGACTTTGATCGGTCTTGCGGCGTCGATTTTGTTGACCGCCCTGGTCATTGTCGGGTCACGGAATCTAGAGCATTTTGACTCCGCCCTTTTCGGATACACCGTGGCGAGTGTCGTGGCATTTGGTGCGATCTTCTTTCGATACGCACTATGGCTTCAACGACCAGCGACGCGAGTGTATTTTCGGCGCGGTATCCAACTCTTTTTTCAACGCAAAAAGTTTATCCGCAATACTGCCGATTCATCGAAAACCCTTGCTACCAACATCGTCGGACAGCGTTTTATATTCAAGCGCGGTACGATGCGGTGGCTGATGCACTTTTTGATAATGTGGGGTTGTCTGACGGCGGCGGCAGTTACATTTCCACTAGTTTTCGGTTGGGTGCATTTCAATCTCGAAGGTGATTTGGGTTACCGGGTGTACCTGTTCGGTTTTCCGCTACAACTGGTAAATGGTCGCAGTGTCATCGCGTGGATCATATTTCACGCCCTGGATTTTTCGGCCCTAATGGTCATCGCCGGATGTGCGATCGCGATCCAGAGACGTTTGCGTGACCGCGGTGCTATCGCAATGCAGCAGTTTCTGCTGGATTTTGTCCCACATTTGCTCCTGATCGCGATTTCCGTTTCGGGACTTATGCTAACAGCATCGAGTCTCTGGTTTCACGGCTATATGTACTCATTTATCGCCCTCAGCCATCAGGCAGTGGTGATAATGACGATATTCTTTCTGCCGTTCGGCAAGTTCTTTCATATCATTCAGCGTCCGGCGTCGGTCGGTGTCGAATTATACCAATCGCGTTCCAAAGAAATGGAACAGGCAAAGTGTCCGCGATGCAGTACACAATTTGCCGCTCAAATGTGGGTTGACGACCTTAAAGGCGTGGTAAAAGAACTTGGATTTGATTACACCCTGGAAGACGGCACGACACTCCAGGATTATTGTCCGCGATGCAAGCGGATAATGCGCGCACTGGCCTATTCGGGACTGGCCAAACCGGCCGAGCCGGTCTTTTACGGAGTAAGGGCCGACGAGAAATAG